The genomic interval ATAGCTACGTCACCACCACCAAGAGAAAATACAGTAGGAGTATTCAAGTATATGGCTGCAATTATGCTTCTCTTCATCTCTTTTTAACTCACTGTGCGGCTGCTTAgcaagctatatatatatatatatatatatatcttcaaagtATAATTAACCTAGGACATGTGCTGCTCACATGATCAACTTGGGCAAAGCCCACTATGTGTAAGCCAACACCGACAATCAGAAACTAGACACTAAGGCCTAGAGAAGAGATATAAGACACACACTAAGAAACTAAGCTCAAGGTATGCAAAGACACTTGAAAAAGATTGAAGGGGAAAATAACTTGTTTGGTAAGAGCATAGCTCTTTATTTATAGGCAAATAAAATGAGGCTTTATGGAAGCCCAAAGAAATAGCTGATCAAATCAACTTGGCCTAACCAAACCAAAGATATACAGTGTTCTGAACGAAACTGGTTAAGAACCAtggttgaaaacaaaatggttttattttattttaccaTGTGCACTAAACATGTTTCATCATAAAACATGGGCAGTAAAACATTGAGGATTACAAATGTCAGTGAACGAGATAATATTAGATTCACAAGGACaagaaaatcagaaactaagaGATCAACAAAATCTCTAGGAATCAAAGATGATTTTTGACAGAGACGAGAAGAACAATGAACAAGATAATATTAGATTTACAAGGACAAGAAAATCGGAAAACAAGATATCACAAATATCTCTAGAAATCCAAGATGAAATCTGTCAAAGACAAGAGTTCGGCGGGAACACAACAGAAACTAAGAGTTCAACAAAATCGCTAAATATCGAAGGTGGTTTCTGATTGAGACAAGGATACGGCGGgaacacaatagaaactaaGAGATCAACAAAATCTCTAAATATCGAAGATGGTTTCTAATTGAGACAAAGATACGGCATGAACACAAGTTCCTTAAAACAAGCATAAATTCAAGGAGAAATGTTTGTAAGAGATGCATATGCATATGAAGATGCATAAACAAATATAAACAATGGTGATAACAAAAACTAGAGATTACAAAGGACAAAAAGGATTAGACTCAAACTCATTATCTAGTGGACAATGAGATGTTTCGACCGAAAGTTTAAAAGACAAAGAAGTCAACAAATATCTACACAAGAGATTTGATAGAGTACAATAATTCGGTGCGGGAACACATACCCCTTAAAAAGTGATTATAAAGTGATATGCAGATGCATGAATACTTATATAAACAATGAGACCACAATGGCAAAGGAAAATGTTCAGAGTGACTAAAAGAAAAATCTTGTTATAGACAAGATTCCATATAAAAAGTGAAATGTCATCTTAAATCATGATAAATGAAAAGTCAAAAATGACTATGATTGAGTTGTAATAAGCAACCACAAAATCAGTATCGATGCATGtttgagaaaaagagaaaaatatcgACTTCAACTTGGGAACATAGATCCATAAATTGTGGAAAACATGTGTCACACATGGAATCTATTATTTCACAAGCAATAAGGTGAAAATAATTAACCAACTTATGGACAATTCAGTTGTGCTAATCTGATAAAGAGAGTATGGATTTAACATGGGAACCCAAACAAGCACGTTTGTGCACATAACTCAATTCATCAAGTTGCATTCGAAATATACCCAAAAACAACAACGAAACCAGATTTGCCATCCTGTATGAGAAAACATGAAATGCATATGCATGTTTTTACCTTGAGTCAAGAGTCATGATATCGTTTTAGGTCTTCAATATTGACTTGGGCCAGTTGACTTAAAAACACACATGGTTTGGGTTGATAGCTTAGGTTAAGATACTTGCCAATAAACGTATATTTACAAACATCAGCCAGTGACCATAGCAAGTTCTCCTCACTACATGAAGTTGGAACTCTACCTCTCTTACtagattaaaaaagaaaacaagggAACAAGGATACTCCAGATTATCCGAAATCACATAAAACAGTGGATCCAAGTCCCAGTTGAATTTTTCAGAATGAATCATATTAATGttaaaattcgaaaaaatagaaacttcATTTTAAAGTTCAGACTTCAGAAGAGAGATCATGATCACACAAAGGGTCATTGTTTTATGGTAACGAACAGAGTGGATGTAAGGCAGAATGAGTCGATACTTAGAATGTTGCTTCCATTTCATCATTCAGCAACCCCAGTTCCTGATCCAACAGTATCAAATGTTGCATAACTCACTCGCATATATCCACTTTTCCTTGGTACACATCCGACAATTGGGGAACGTGGTCAAGATATCTGGTGACAAACCTATACAAGAAGCGCTCTTCTGATATCGAACATAGAGTAGCTAAACTCAGCTCCTTTTCTTCTATGAATCCTTTCAGCAACAAAACTTTGACAACTGAACCCCTAGGGATGATTCTCTTCTCCAAGCTGTaaccaaatatatatggatACTTTGCAATATCACCTGATTGCAATCCCATCTTGTTCACTAAGAATTCCATTGTTGCCATTATTTTCTTCTCAGACTTAGTCATGCACATTGGACACGACCTGAAGGCAGAACGAATATCATCATCCGACCAACCCCAACTCCTATACGCCTCCTGGCATCGCTTCCATGTCTCTTTTGCATATAATGCGGCCATGGCATGCACAAAGTTGGCCATCTGAGGGTCGAATCCTAATTGCTGGACTTCAACCACAAGTTGACTGAACAATTCAGGATCTTTCAGAAGAATACGACCCTTATATGTTACCAAATAGGCAAGACAGGACTGGGGCATGCTCAattctctcacaaacgcaACATTGGGTATCACATGTTTTGATAGGTTTTCAAGGAAAACCCAGGAGTTGTTCTTCCAAATAGTGACGACCTTCGAATCAGAGAGCACCAGGTCTTTGAGGAAGGTATAACAGGGTATAATGTTGTCTTGCAAGCTTCGGTCGAGAAGTCTTGGGTTGTATGTCAGTACTGTTGCAAGGTCGAGCCTTGAGATTCCTATGGAGGTCAAAAACTCGAACTTTGGCAAAAGGGTGTTCTGGGCATCAGCTATGACAAGTTTTGGGTGTTTCCGTACAAGAGCTGAGATCTGGGTATCTGAGAATTTATACTCTCTCAAAAGGGATAAAACAGTCTCTGCTTTTGGTAAAGAATGAAGGTTTACCTTGCGGGCTGCTACAATGGCGGCTTCTTGAGACAGCCCGCATGAGTGAACCAGGTAAGAGACTGTAGAATCACCGGAGCTGTTGCTGCTGGCTGGTCCCTTTGTACAAATCCACC from Argentina anserina chromosome 2, drPotAnse1.1, whole genome shotgun sequence carries:
- the LOC126784167 gene encoding transcription termination factor MTERF5, chloroplastic-like, translated to MLSCLFSKNWLSIHVGGAHLGIQHRWICTKGPASSNSSGDSTVSYLVHSCGLSQEAAIVAARKVNLHSLPKAETVLSLLREYKFSDTQISALVRKHPKLVIADAQNTLLPKFEFLTSIGISRLDLATVLTYNPRLLDRSLQDNIIPCYTFLKDLVLSDSKVVTIWKNNSWVFLENLSKHVIPNVAFVRELSMPQSCLAYLVTYKGRILLKDPELFSQLVVEVQQLGFDPQMANFVHAMAALYAKETWKRCQEAYRSWGWSDDDIRSAFRSCPMCMTKSEKKIMATMEFLVNKMGLQSGDIAKYPYIFGYSLEKRIIPRGSVVKVLLLKGFIEEKELSLATLCSISEERFLYRFVTRYLDHVPQLSDVYQGKVDICE